In Roseomonas fluvialis, one genomic interval encodes:
- a CDS encoding hydantoinase/oxoprolinase family protein: protein MTARLAVDIGGTFTDLAIERGDQRWTAKVLTTPAAPEKGVLEGVAQVLAKAGMAPADLALVIHGTTLATNAIIERKGAKTALLTTDGFRDVLALANEARYDQYDLNIELPQPLVRRRWRVSVPERLDNTGKVLVPLDEAAVRAQIEFLKGEGIESLAIGFLHAFVNPAHERRAAEIVREMWPGMPVSLSSDVSPEMREWERFSTTVANAYVQPLMATYLGRLETGLRAAGVSCPLFLMLSGGGLTTIETASRFPIRLVESGPAGGAIFSAFVAKQRGFDKVLSFDMGGTTAKICLIDSFQPQASRTFEVARVGRFKKGSGLPLRIPVIEMVEIGAGGGSIAQVDSMGRIQVGPESAGADPGPACYGRGGTHPAVTDANLSLGRYEPNLFAGGSLPLKPDLSRAALAEHVGSKLGLSGDMAGLGVVEMVDENMANAARVHAIESGKGYEGRIVIAFGGGGPVHGYRVAEKIGVKRMLVPSGAGVGSAIGFLRAPVAYEVVKSLYQRFGTFDLAAVNGLLASMSAEATKVVAEGAFDAPVEETRIAYMRYVGQGHEISVPLPSRALTAADVAEIRALYDSEYTRFYDRPVPGSDVEILSFAVTVRTVEAPVNPAAPVADSAAPKPIRTHMVRDTASGEVTEWPVYDRDHMTPGATIAGPAIVAEAETSTLVGPGWTCRMDGLGYLDLTQEAA, encoded by the coding sequence GTGACCGCGCGCCTGGCCGTCGATATCGGCGGAACCTTCACCGACCTGGCCATCGAGCGCGGCGACCAGCGCTGGACCGCCAAGGTGTTGACCACGCCAGCCGCGCCCGAGAAGGGCGTGCTGGAGGGTGTTGCGCAGGTGCTGGCCAAGGCCGGGATGGCGCCGGCGGATCTCGCACTGGTCATCCACGGCACGACGCTCGCGACGAACGCGATCATCGAACGCAAGGGTGCGAAGACCGCGCTGTTGACGACCGATGGCTTCCGCGACGTGCTCGCGCTGGCGAACGAGGCGCGCTACGACCAGTACGACCTCAACATCGAATTGCCGCAGCCGCTGGTGCGCCGTCGCTGGCGCGTGAGCGTGCCGGAACGCCTCGACAATACCGGCAAGGTGCTGGTGCCCCTGGATGAAGCCGCGGTGCGCGCGCAGATTGAGTTCCTGAAGGGCGAGGGGATCGAGAGCCTGGCGATCGGCTTCCTCCATGCCTTCGTGAACCCTGCGCATGAACGCCGCGCGGCCGAGATCGTGCGGGAGATGTGGCCGGGGATGCCGGTCTCGCTGTCCTCCGATGTCTCGCCCGAGATGCGCGAATGGGAGCGCTTCTCCACCACCGTCGCCAATGCCTACGTGCAGCCGTTGATGGCGACCTATCTGGGCCGGCTCGAGACCGGGCTGCGCGCGGCGGGGGTTTCCTGCCCGCTGTTCCTGATGCTTTCGGGCGGTGGGCTCACCACCATCGAGACGGCGTCGCGCTTCCCGATCCGCCTGGTGGAATCCGGCCCGGCGGGGGGTGCCATTTTCTCGGCGTTCGTCGCGAAGCAGCGCGGCTTCGACAAGGTGCTGTCCTTCGACATGGGCGGCACCACGGCGAAGATCTGCCTGATCGATTCCTTCCAGCCGCAGGCGTCGCGCACCTTCGAAGTCGCGCGCGTCGGGCGCTTCAAGAAGGGATCCGGTCTGCCGCTGCGCATCCCGGTGATCGAGATGGTGGAGATTGGCGCCGGCGGCGGTTCCATCGCGCAGGTGGACAGCATGGGGCGCATCCAGGTGGGGCCGGAATCCGCCGGCGCCGATCCGGGGCCGGCCTGCTACGGGCGTGGCGGCACGCATCCGGCGGTGACGGATGCGAACCTGTCGCTCGGGCGCTACGAGCCGAACCTGTTCGCGGGTGGGTCGCTGCCGTTGAAGCCGGACCTGTCGCGCGCGGCGCTGGCCGAACATGTCGGCAGCAAGCTTGGCCTGTCGGGCGACATGGCCGGGCTCGGTGTGGTCGAGATGGTCGATGAGAACATGGCAAACGCCGCGCGCGTGCACGCCATTGAATCCGGCAAGGGCTACGAGGGCCGCATCGTCATTGCCTTCGGCGGTGGTGGGCCGGTGCATGGCTATCGCGTGGCGGAGAAGATCGGCGTGAAGCGCATGCTGGTGCCCTCCGGCGCCGGCGTCGGGTCCGCGATCGGCTTCCTGCGCGCGCCCGTGGCGTATGAGGTGGTGAAGTCGCTGTACCAGCGCTTCGGGACCTTCGACCTTGCCGCGGTGAACGGGCTGCTGGCGTCGATGTCGGCGGAAGCGACGAAGGTGGTCGCCGAGGGCGCCTTCGACGCGCCGGTCGAGGAAACGCGCATCGCCTACATGCGCTACGTCGGGCAGGGGCACGAAATTTCCGTCCCGCTGCCCTCGCGTGCGCTGACTGCGGCCGACGTGGCCGAGATTCGCGCGCTGTACGACAGCGAATACACGCGCTTCTACGACCGGCCTGTGCCGGGGTCGGATGTGGAAATCCTGTCCTTCGCCGTCACCGTGCGCACGGTCGAAGCGCCGGTGAACCCTGCCGCGCCGGTTGCCGACAGCGCGGCGCCGAAGCCGATCCGCACCCACATGGTTCGCGACACCGCCAGCGGCGAAGTGACCGAATGGCCGGTTTATGACCGCGACCACATGACACCCGGCGCGACCATCGCCGGCCCCGCCATCGTGGCGGAAGCCGAGACCAGCACGCTGGTGGGGCCAGGCTGGACCTGCCGGATGGATGGGCTGGGCTACCTCGACCTGACGCAGGAGGCCGCGTGA